From Heterodontus francisci isolate sHetFra1 chromosome 9, sHetFra1.hap1, whole genome shotgun sequence, the proteins below share one genomic window:
- the LOC137373773 gene encoding prostaglandin E2 receptor EP2 subtype-like isoform X2, translating to MTSCANSSTVHPLGRAVDSILLFTTGLIGNIIALVILGKHKRSSKQQQVSVFYILVTGLVLTDLFGKCFISPVVFVSYASNLTLIALTETNILCDYFSFSMSFFGLASMFILFGMALECWLSISHPFFYEEHFTNCRALVLFPVVYISCLLFCSMPLLGFGSTKQYCPGTWCFLDMTKGKGTFSVLYATLMAILIVAVMLCNVSVAINLTKMYRRQRQRSNSNPSAGVRTKRFTHFEEVDHLILLVLMSIIFLICSLPLTE from the coding sequence ATGACATCTTGTGCAAATTCCAGCACTGTGCATCCACTTGGCAGAGCAGTGGACAGCATCTTGCTCTTCACCACCGGACTGATCGGTAACATCATCGCGCTCGTTATTCTAGGCAAACACAAGAGGAGCAGCAAGCAGCAGCAGGTGTCGGTCTTTTACATTTTAGTCACCGGCCTGGTTCTGACCGACCTGTTCGGGAAATGCTTTATCAGCCCAGTGGTGTTCGTTTCTTACGCCTCCAACCTCACCTTGATAGCTCTGACAGAAACCAACATCCTGTGTGACTACTTCTCCTTCTCCATGTCCTTCTTCGGCTTAGCCTCAATGTTTATCTTGTTCGGCATGGCCCTAGAGTGCTGGCTGTCAATAAGTCACCCCTTCTTTTATGAGGAACATTTTACCAATTGCCGGGCGCTCGTTCTTTTCCCAGTTGTTTACATTTCCTGTCTTTTATTTTGCTCGATGCCGCTGTTGGGTTTTGGAAGCACCAAGCAGTACTGCCCGGGGACTTGGTGCTTCCTTGACATGACCAAGGGGAAAGGGACTTTCTCTGTGCTTTACGCGACTCTCATGGCAATTCTTATCGTCGCCGTGATGCTGTGCAATGTTTCTGTTGCCATTAACTTGACCAAAATGTACCGGAGGCAAAGGCAAAGGAGCAACTCGAACCCGAGTGCCGGCGTCCGCACCAAGCGCTTCACTCACTTCGAAGAGGTGGATCATCTCATCTTGCTGGTTCTAATGAGTATTATCTTCCTCATTTGTTCTCTACCCCTCACG